The genomic segment TCTATTTCTGCGTTTTCCCATAAACGGACATTTTGCAAAAACCAGTATTTGCGCCAGTGTAGAGACGAAAAAAGTGTGTTGTCTCCATTCAGTTCTGGCAGGTTTTCTGAGAGAGGGATACTGGGTGAATGGTGATCCAGCTTCTTCAACTCCTGCCAGGCTCGTACATAGTAATAGTCGATGTCACCACCCTTCAGGATTTCCTCAAGATACCCTTTCTCTCCGGAGGAGTTTCCCAATTTGTATAACCAGAAGAGTGCCCGGTTTTTTTCTTCGTTATTTACTGTGATTAGTTTCTTCATGAGTTCTTGAGCTTGGGCACGTTGGTTTCGTCGGTAAAGAAAACGAAAGAGTTCCCACCACGGAGATGTCTCTTGCGGAAAGAGGACAATAACTTGGTTCAAAGTTTCAAGATACTCTTTTTCTTTCCCCCAGGCTCGGTAACAGGAAGCGATATTTTGGTAGACCTGGAAGGTCAATCTCCCCTGAGGAAAGAGTTGTAAAGCCTTTTTGTAGCTCTGAATCGCCTGAGGGTAGTGGGCTTTTCTCTGTTCCAGAACACCCCAATAGAATAAAACTTCCTCTTCGCTCTGTTTTTTAGCCTTTTTTAAGATATTTTCCAGCTTTTCGAGATTTTCAAAGTGGAGGGCGATTTTGGCCTGAAGAGTAAAAAACCTTTTCCAAAGAGGTAATGGCAGGGTATTTTCTTCAATCTGACCGGTAAGGCTTTCTGCATGGTCATAAAAGCCCATAGTAGAAAGGAATTCGAGCGTTACAATCTGAACCTCAGGAGACATTTCTCTTAAGTCGATTTGAGTTACGATGGACTGAAGTATGGATTTGACTTCAGCGATACGTCGGGGAAAATCACGGTGAATTTTTTGCAGTATCCAAAGTGTTTCCTGGAAATATTCCAGCTTCGCCAAGGCTTGAGAGAGAAGCAGTAAAGCCTCTTGTTTCTCTTCTAAAGAAGCGGAAACCATAAGAACTCTGACCAACAACGGTATCGCTTCTTGGGAAAGATCTTCATTTAAGAAGCCTTTAGCGGTGAGAAGATAAGCCTGAGGAAAGAGAACGGAATCGGGAAATTCTTTTTCCATTTTTTCGAGCCAGAGGGACATCTTGGTGACTTTTCCTTTTTGGGCAAGATAATCAAGGTACAGGTAGTAAATGTGGTCCATAATGAAAGGAGGATTCTTAGAGAGAGAGATGATTTCGCTCTCAGCTTCTTGGCCTTTTTTGAGTTTTAAAAGCGCAATGACCCGAAGACTGGCGATATTTTCATCTTGAATCCATTTTCCCCACTGGGTGAGCTTGACCACCTGTTCGTACTGACCCTGACTGAAGAGTTCGATGATTCTCTCGTTGAGTTTTGAGGAAACCTCTTCAAAAAATGAAAACCCAAAGAATAGAAAAAGACTCAGAATGAGAATCAGAATCTTCTTTATCTTCATTTGTATAGAATGATACCATATTGAAAAAGAATCTGGAAAGAGGTGGGAAAGTGAGGAATCAAGAGATTGCAAAGATACTCCGGAATATCGCCCTCCTCCTAGAGATGAAAGGAGAAAGTCGTTTCAGAGTCGTTGCATACGAGGAAGCCGCTCGACGTGTAGAAACCTGGCCAGAACCGGTAGAGGAAGTGTGGGCAAAGGGAAAATTAAAGGAGATACCGGGAGTTGGCGAGAGTATTGCCACCAAAAT from the Atribacterota bacterium genome contains:
- a CDS encoding lytic transglycosylase domain-containing protein — its product is MKIKKILILILSLFLFFGFSFFEEVSSKLNERIIELFSQGQYEQVVKLTQWGKWIQDENIASLRVIALLKLKKGQEAESEIISLSKNPPFIMDHIYYLYLDYLAQKGKVTKMSLWLEKMEKEFPDSVLFPQAYLLTAKGFLNEDLSQEAIPLLVRVLMVSASLEEKQEALLLLSQALAKLEYFQETLWILQKIHRDFPRRIAEVKSILQSIVTQIDLREMSPEVQIVTLEFLSTMGFYDHAESLTGQIEENTLPLPLWKRFFTLQAKIALHFENLEKLENILKKAKKQSEEEVLFYWGVLEQRKAHYPQAIQSYKKALQLFPQGRLTFQVYQNIASCYRAWGKEKEYLETLNQVIVLFPQETSPWWELFRFLYRRNQRAQAQELMKKLITVNNEEKNRALFWLYKLGNSSGEKGYLEEILKGGDIDYYYVRAWQELKKLDHHSPSIPLSENLPELNGDNTLFSSLHWRKYWFLQNVRLWENAEIELLSLHRNHHAPLDLYLELSSFYERKGDYRRSILYALYLRNRLRENHPEFFKPIEVRIYPQRFLDLTEELSPNQKFDPYLFLSLVRAESFFQVDAISQAGAVGLAQLLPSTALWIIEKGWVTLEEDIPSKENPNALTYFLSRPEINLSLGVAYFNYLFDRFQENLYLAICAYNAGPGRVDQWKKELPLDDLDAFVEFIPFRETQNYLRRIITNYFFYSILYRGNFPEKF